The genomic stretch CATATAAACATCTTTTTGTCTTATCTCTCCTGTTGTTAGAAACTGTAAGTTTAATCTTATCTTTAAAACAGCCTCATAACTTTGCCCCTTTCTTTTACACTCTTTCTCAGTAAAGCTAATAGAATCATATTCAATATAATATTTTTCATATTCAAGAGCAACCTCACCATTGCTACTTTTCATAGGAAAAACATCTCTAAACACAGATTCAAGGCCCTCATTGAGCAAAGGTTTATTATTTTTTAATCTCTCAAGTTGCAAAAATTTTTCATAAGAATTCAATTGTATTTCTATTAGGTTAGGTAAGTTTAAGATTTCTTCGGCTTTTCCTTGTCCTAGATGAACCCTTTTTATCATTAAAAGACTCCTTTTTTAAGACACAATAAACCACATGCCACTTAAACGACATGTGGAATAAAAAATTTGGCATATTTTTAATGCTTTACTTAATTTCAACTTTTGCACCAACTGCTTCTAGTTTCTTCTTTATTTCCTCAGCATCTGATTTTGAAACACCTTCCTTAACTGCTTTAGGAGCAGATTCAACTAAGGCTTTAGCCTCGCCAAGTCCAAGTCCAGTAATAGCTCTTACTTCTTTAATAACGTTTATCTTACTATCTCCAAAAGATACAAGCATCACATCAAATTCTGTCTGTTCCTCAACACCACCAGCAGCAGGACCAGGGCCAGCAGCAACTGCAACTGCAGCAGCAGTAACCCCAAACTTTTCTTCAATAGCTGTTATAAGCTCAACAACTTCAGATGTTTTAGCTTCTTCAAGCCATGTTAAAATATCTTCTTTATTTAGTGCCATATTAACTTAACTCCTTTCATATTATTTTAAACAGTGATAGCATGCACCCTATTAAGACTAACACTGCTTTTTTTAAACTTTAATATCAGACAAAGCCTTTAAAGTTCTTACAAGTTTTGACATTGGTGCTTTAAGCACACTCATAAACAAAGAAATAGATTCAATCTTAGTAGGAAGTTTACTATAGGCACTAAGTTTAAGCTCATCATAAACTTCTCCTAAAACAAAACCTCCTTTAACCTTTAAAGTAGTAGTTTTGACAAACTCATAAAAAATTTTCGCAATAACATTGGCTTCATCAAAAGCAGTAACAACAGCTGTTGGACCTAAAAGATAAGAATCAAGACCTTCAATATCTTTATCTTTTAACACTCTTTTCATTATATTGTTTTTAACAACTTTTAAAGCACCCTTTTCATCCTCAACCCTACTTCTTAACTTAGTAAGTTCTGCTACCGTTAATCCTCTGTAATCTAAGAAAAAAATATTATCCTTACCATCTAAAAACTCTTTTAACGAATTAAACATTTCAACCTTTTTAGGATTTATCTTTTTATCCATAATTCAGCTCCTAAACAAAATCAATCTTTACAGAAGGTCCCATCGTAGATGAAACATAAACACTATCAACAAAAGTACCTTTCAAATCACTTGGCCGTCTTTTAAGTAATTCTTTAATAAATTCATCATAATTTTCCCTTATTTTCTTACTATCCATAGAAGATTTACCAACAGAAAAATTAATTACACCATTCTTATTTGCTCTAAACTCCGTACGTCCCTTCTTAAGACTAGCTATTGTACCTTTCAAATCATTTGTAATTGTTTGTGTTTTGGGATTTGGCATCAATCCCCTTTTTCCTAAAATCGGACCAAGTTTTCCAACATCTTTCATCATATCAGGCGTTGCAACAACAACATCAAAATCACTAAAACCATCCTTAATCTTATTAATAAGATCATCATCTCCAACATAAGCAGCACCAAATTCTCGTGCCTCTTCTGCTTTCTCACCTTTTGCAAAAACAAGTATTCTCTTTTCTTTCATAAATTGATGTGGCAACACAAGCGTCTCTCTAACCGTATGATTTTTCTTTAAGTTAAGATTAACAGATACATCTATAGTCTCATCAAATTTAACAAACTTAATTTCTTTTAATAAAGATATTGCATCATCAATATTATAAGATTTAAGCTTATTTACCTTAGAGAGAGCTTGAAGATATTTTTTTCCACTCTTAGCCATTATTTTTCCACCTCAACACCCATAGATCTAGCACTTCCTGCAATAATTTTAAATGCAGCCTGCTCCGTTTTTGCATTCAAATCGGGCATTTTAATTTTTGCAATTTCCATTATTTTTTCTTTTGATATAACCCCAACCTTATCTGTATTTGATTTCTTAGAACCTGTCTCTATGCCAACAGCTTTTTTAATTAAAACTGAAGCTGGTGGAGTTTTAACAACAAATGAAAAACTCTTATCACTATAAACAGTAATAATAACAGGAACAACAATTCCTGGTTCCATTTTAGCAGTTCTCTCATTAAATTCCTTAACAAACTGAGGACCACTAACACCATGAGGTCCAAGAGCCTGTCCTATTTTGGCTCCTGGAGCAGCTTGAGCAGCTGGAACTTGAAGTTTAACCCAAGCAACTTCCTTTTTTTTCTTAGACATAAAAAACTCCTTATGGTAAATAACGCTCTTAAAGCTCCCATTTATAAACTTATTGCTAAATTTTTTCTATATGTTGAAAATCAACTTCAACAGGAGTTGACCTTCCAAAAATTTGAACTGCAACTTTCAATTTTTTCTTCTCATAATCAATGGATCCAATAACACCCTCAAAAGAATCAAAAGGGCCTCCCTTAATTCTTACTCTCTCACCTTCTTCAAAATCATAAAGTATAAAAATAGATTTATCTGCTTTAATCTCTCCAGCAAGCATAAAGACACTCTTAACTTCCTCATCACTAATTGGAAGAGGTTTTTGTTCTTTAGTAGTACCAACAAAATTTACAACACCTGATATTTTAATAATATTAGCTACAGTACTTTTCCACTCCTGATCGGAAAGATCTAATTCAATCAATATATACCCTGGCCAAATCTTTCTCTCACGTATACGTTTCTTTCCATTTCTTATCTCTTCTACTCTCTCAATAGGAGCTTTAACATCCAAAACATTATTACCAAAAACACCTTCACTAATTAAAAGCTTTATTTCCTGTTCTATTTTTTTCTCATACTGAGAAAAAGTTTGTAGCACATACCAGGCCCTAGACATAATTTTTTCCTTAAAATATATAGGTTATAACAAGATACATGATATAATCTACCGCACCTAAAAAAACAGAAATAAAAACAACCAACCAAAAAACTTGTTTTCCACTGCCTATTACTTCATTATACCTAGGCCATGTTATTTTTTTAAGTTCTAAAACACTTTCTTTAAAAAATTTAAACATTTAAAAGCCTCTCTTTGATAACACAAACAACAGGTCAGAAGGGAATCGAACCCCCAACATGTGGTTTTGGAGACCACTGTTCTACCATTGAACTACTGACCTATCACTTAAATCACTTTATTTTGCCTTCTTTATGAAGAGTATGTTTCCTTAAACTTGGACAATATTTCATCAATTCCAATTTTTCTTGAGTATTACGTCTATTCTTAGTAGTAGTATAATTTCTAATTCCTGTCTCTTCACACACTAAAGCTATAAGCCCAACAGCTCCTTTACCTTTCTTCTTTCCCATAACAACACTCCTGAATATACAAAAGCCCTCAATCGGATTTGAACCGATGCCGCCACCTTACCATGGTGGTGCTCTACCACCTAAGCTATAAGGGCATTATTTCCCTTCGGTAATAAACCCTTATACCATGTTAATTTATTATCTTAAAAAAGACAAGCCTTATTAAATAATATCTTAAAATTTCAATTTAAAGTCTATCATTTAATAATAACGAACTTACCCTCTCTTAAAAGATTGATATTATTTTCATTTGAAAAGATCTTATTTATGGAATAATCATCAAGTATAATATCTGAATGATTTTTGCCATAAACCCCCTTAGCAATCAATCTTAAAGGATAATCTCCAATTCTGTCTTTATTCTTATAAGAAATATCATTTGTATACTCAAACATACCCCATTTTTTAAGGGCATCCGGGTCAACCATCCTTTTGTCAAAATAAAGCTTAATATTTTCATCATAAATTTTAACAAAAAAAGCATCAGCTAATTTAACAATAGAACCAGAGGAAGATTTATAATCATCACCCGCATAAATAATAATTCCGGTATAAACAAACTGTTCAACAGTTGTATTCATTAATGGAAAAAAAGCTTTATAAGGCTTACTATGACCTAAAAATAAATTTATAAAATCAGGGAAAATACAAAGCTCATACCTAACGGTGATATTTTTCAAATCTTCTGAATATTTCATGTATCCTCTTTTCAAAATACTATCAAGTCCTGAAAAATATAATATTAAATGAGGATCAGAATCAAAATAGTCTTTAAAAGTAGAATCAGAATCAATTATAATTTCAAAAAGCGATTCTCTTATCAAAGTATCCTTAAAATCATTAACACTAAACACTAATCTAGAAGTAGAATCAATACCAACTCTACCAAATCTATCTTCATCTACTGGTTTAATAATATCAAAATAAACTATTTTAGCATCCCAATCAATTGTTCTCTTTATGCTAGATTTAGATGAAACGTCATTTATGATAGACACATTAGAATAAAACAAAAATAAAAAATTCAAAAGACCATTAAGCAAATTCACACAAATCTCCCTATTTTTTACCTAAATAAACACCTATCCAAGCCCAACCATCATTAATTTCTGGATCTTTTGGATAAGAAATTTTTTTAAAAACAAAATACCATTCCCAAATATGTTCCCAACCACTAGATCCAAGATAAGATATATCATTACTAGAATCTGCTTCAAAAGTTTTTGCAAACTGTATACCATTTTTTCGTCTACTACTAAGCTTAATCATAGTTGTCAAAAAACTGTTCGTATTAATCGAATTACTCTTACCACTTCGCTGATCCCAACTTTGAATAAAAAAATTATGTTTATCTCTTATACTTAATAA from Borrelia duttonii Ly encodes the following:
- the nusG gene encoding transcription termination/antitermination protein NusG, with product MSRAWYVLQTFSQYEKKIEQEIKLLISEGVFGNNVLDVKAPIERVEEIRNGKKRIRERKIWPGYILIELDLSDQEWKSTVANIIKISGVVNFVGTTKEQKPLPISDEEVKSVFMLAGEIKADKSIFILYDFEEGERVRIKGGPFDSFEGVIGSIDYEKKKLKVAVQIFGRSTPVEVDFQHIEKI
- the rplL gene encoding 50S ribosomal protein L7/L12: MALNKEDILTWLEEAKTSEVVELITAIEEKFGVTAAAVAVAAGPGPAAGGVEEQTEFDVMLVSFGDSKINVIKEVRAITGLGLGEAKALVESAPKAVKEGVSKSDAEEIKKKLEAVGAKVEIK
- the secE gene encoding preprotein translocase subunit SecE, which encodes MFKFFKESVLELKKITWPRYNEVIGSGKQVFWLVVFISVFLGAVDYIMYLVITYIF
- the rplA gene encoding 50S ribosomal protein L1, whose amino-acid sequence is MAKSGKKYLQALSKVNKLKSYNIDDAISLLKEIKFVKFDETIDVSVNLNLKKNHTVRETLVLPHQFMKEKRILVFAKGEKAEEAREFGAAYVGDDDLINKIKDGFSDFDVVVATPDMMKDVGKLGPILGKRGLMPNPKTQTITNDLKGTIASLKKGRTEFRANKNGVINFSVGKSSMDSKKIRENYDEFIKELLKRRPSDLKGTFVDSVYVSSTMGPSVKIDFV
- the rpmG gene encoding 50S ribosomal protein L33; protein product: MGKKKGKGAVGLIALVCEETGIRNYTTTKNRRNTQEKLELMKYCPSLRKHTLHKEGKIK
- the rplK gene encoding 50S ribosomal protein L11, yielding MSKKKKEVAWVKLQVPAAQAAPGAKIGQALGPHGVSGPQFVKEFNERTAKMEPGIVVPVIITVYSDKSFSFVVKTPPASVLIKKAVGIETGSKKSNTDKVGVISKEKIMEIAKIKMPDLNAKTEQAAFKIIAGSARSMGVEVEK
- the rplJ gene encoding 50S ribosomal protein L10 yields the protein MDKKINPKKVEMFNSLKEFLDGKDNIFFLDYRGLTVAELTKLRSRVEDEKGALKVVKNNIMKRVLKDKDIEGLDSYLLGPTAVVTAFDEANVIAKIFYEFVKTTTLKVKGGFVLGEVYDELKLSAYSKLPTKIESISLFMSVLKAPMSKLVRTLKALSDIKV